The Thermogemmata fonticola genome has a window encoding:
- the ilvC gene encoding ketol-acid reductoisomerase codes for MKEIRIGDTVEVAIERADYPPERVRDILKDEVVAVIGYGVQGRGQSLNMRDNGVRVIVGQRKGSSTYDKCLEDGWKPGETLFDPEEAAARGTIVQYLLSDAGQKEMWPRIRPHLTAGKALYFSHGFAIVFRDMTGVIPPPDIDVIMVAPKGSGTTVRRHFLEGRGINSSFAIYQDATGRARDRCLALGVAIGSGYLFETTFEKEVISDLTGERGVLMGAIYGLWLAQYEVLREHGHSPSEAFNETVEEATQSLYPLIGERGMDWMYANCSTTAQRGALDWFRIFRDATKPVFERLYQSVASGAEARRVLEANSRPDYRQQLEKELKEIAESEMWQAGAIVRSLRPESQAPPPRPAS; via the coding sequence ATGAAAGAAATACGCATCGGTGACACGGTCGAAGTGGCGATCGAGCGGGCCGATTATCCACCGGAGCGGGTCCGGGACATCCTCAAGGATGAGGTGGTGGCGGTGATCGGCTATGGCGTACAGGGGCGTGGGCAGTCCCTGAACATGCGGGACAACGGCGTGCGGGTGATTGTCGGCCAGCGAAAGGGGAGCAGCACCTACGACAAATGCCTGGAGGATGGGTGGAAGCCGGGGGAGACTCTGTTTGACCCAGAGGAAGCAGCCGCGCGCGGCACGATTGTGCAGTATCTGCTCTCCGATGCTGGACAGAAGGAGATGTGGCCGCGCATCCGCCCACATTTGACGGCGGGTAAGGCGCTGTATTTTTCCCACGGCTTTGCCATCGTGTTCCGCGACATGACCGGTGTGATCCCGCCCCCCGACATCGACGTGATCATGGTGGCGCCGAAAGGCTCCGGAACGACCGTCCGGCGTCACTTCCTTGAAGGGCGCGGGATCAACAGTTCCTTCGCCATTTATCAGGATGCCACGGGCCGGGCGCGAGATCGCTGCCTGGCGCTGGGTGTCGCCATCGGTTCAGGCTATCTGTTCGAGACGACGTTCGAGAAGGAAGTGATTTCCGACCTGACCGGCGAGCGGGGAGTTCTGATGGGGGCGATCTACGGTTTGTGGTTGGCCCAATATGAGGTGCTTCGAGAGCATGGTCATTCGCCGAGTGAAGCCTTCAATGAGACGGTCGAGGAGGCGACGCAGAGTCTTTATCCGCTCATCGGGGAGCGGGGAATGGACTGGATGTATGCCAATTGTTCCACAACGGCGCAGCGGGGAGCGTTGGATTGGTTCCGCATCTTCCGCGATGCGACCAAGCCGGTATTTGAGCGCCTGTATCAATCCGTGGCCTCAGGCGCGGAGGCCCGGCGGGTGCTGGAGGCCAATAGCCGCCCGGACTACCGGCAGCAACTGGAAAAGGAATTGAAGGAGATCGCCGAGAGCGAGATGTGGCAGGCGGGGGCCATTGTGCGCTCCTTGCGTCCGGAAAGCCAAGCGCCGCCGCCGCGCCCCGCGAGTTGA
- a CDS encoding MarR family winged helix-turn-helix transcriptional regulator has translation MQTDALRDVVDELIAAWQRARPDLDPSPLHLVGRVLVLAQRLEESVAAVLAPLGLTLGQFDILATLRRHSPQGGLTPTELLHSVVLSSGGMTARLDRLAAAGLIERRAAADDRRKVIIHLTPQGQEVIDAAIAARLAEARQALPPLTPREQELLITLLRRWLTLFEQRRLEQRPPSSQAAPREPPYTSSPRPSFPTPAG, from the coding sequence ATGCAAACAGACGCACTCCGGGATGTGGTGGACGAGCTGATCGCCGCTTGGCAGCGAGCACGACCCGATTTGGACCCTAGCCCTCTGCACCTTGTGGGGCGAGTGCTAGTTCTGGCACAACGCCTGGAAGAAAGCGTCGCCGCCGTCTTGGCACCGTTGGGCTTGACACTCGGTCAATTTGACATTTTAGCCACGCTGCGCCGCCACAGCCCCCAGGGTGGTTTGACACCAACCGAGTTGCTTCACAGTGTCGTACTCTCTAGTGGGGGAATGACGGCCCGCTTGGACCGGTTAGCCGCCGCCGGACTCATCGAACGTCGGGCCGCCGCGGACGATCGGCGTAAGGTGATCATCCACCTGACCCCACAAGGCCAGGAAGTCATCGATGCCGCCATTGCCGCACGCTTGGCTGAAGCGCGTCAGGCTTTACCGCCCCTAACGCCCCGCGAGCAGGAACTCCTCATTACCCTGCTCCGCCGCTGGCTCACGCTCTTCGAGCAACGCCGGCTGGAGCAACGCCCGCCTTCCTCTCAGGCCGCTCCACGCGAACCGCCCTATACCTCCTCCCCGCGGCCTTCCTTCCCTACGCCCGCCGGATAG
- a CDS encoding alpha/beta hydrolase family protein, translating into MTAATAHVVRRLSPFSSPTGWFLLVLTAANLGLLSDAALRGSAAQAERPAPSRLPREQLLAYRDAQGRIRTAQSPQEWEHRRAEIRRGMEAIMGRLPGPQKRCPLEVQVEEQVDAGPYIRQKLTYQSEPGCRVPAYLLIPKAIREGKVKKAPAVLCLHPTDNTIGHGVVVGLGGRANRAYAAELAERGFVTFAPNYPLLAHYQPDLKKLGWESGTLKAVWDNIRALDYLQSLPYVDGGAFGAIGHSLGGHNSIFTAVWDERIQVVVSSCGFDSFLDYYGGDEKNWQPERGWCQLRYMPKLAQYRGKLAEIPFDFYELIAALAPRHVLVVAPQKDHNFQVESVRRIVTAARPVFALYGHADRLQAEYPEAGHDFPEAMRHKAYHLLDTVLRTPAPRQ; encoded by the coding sequence ATGACTGCCGCGACTGCCCATGTGGTTCGACGATTGAGTCCATTTTCTTCCCCAACGGGCTGGTTTCTCCTGGTGCTCACGGCAGCCAATTTGGGATTACTCTCAGATGCCGCCCTCCGCGGAAGTGCCGCACAGGCGGAGCGCCCTGCCCCATCACGGCTGCCTCGCGAGCAGTTGCTAGCGTATCGAGACGCTCAGGGACGGATTCGCACCGCACAGTCGCCTCAGGAATGGGAGCATCGCCGCGCAGAAATCCGCCGAGGGATGGAAGCCATCATGGGCCGCTTGCCTGGACCTCAGAAGCGCTGCCCCTTGGAGGTTCAGGTGGAAGAGCAAGTCGATGCTGGCCCCTACATTCGCCAGAAGTTGACGTATCAATCTGAACCTGGTTGCCGCGTGCCGGCCTACTTGTTGATTCCCAAGGCGATCCGGGAGGGTAAGGTCAAGAAGGCTCCCGCCGTACTCTGCCTCCATCCCACGGATAACACCATCGGGCATGGTGTGGTCGTCGGCTTAGGGGGGCGGGCCAATCGGGCCTATGCGGCCGAATTGGCAGAGCGGGGTTTCGTCACCTTCGCCCCGAATTATCCCCTGCTGGCCCATTATCAACCCGATCTCAAGAAACTCGGCTGGGAAAGCGGGACCCTCAAAGCGGTGTGGGACAACATCCGGGCGTTGGACTATTTGCAATCGTTGCCATATGTGGACGGCGGCGCTTTCGGAGCCATCGGCCACTCTTTGGGCGGACACAACTCCATCTTCACCGCCGTGTGGGATGAGCGAATTCAGGTCGTCGTGTCCAGTTGCGGCTTCGATTCGTTCCTCGATTACTACGGGGGAGACGAGAAAAACTGGCAGCCGGAGCGCGGCTGGTGCCAGCTCCGCTACATGCCCAAATTAGCCCAATATCGCGGCAAGCTCGCTGAGATTCCGTTCGATTTTTACGAATTGATCGCCGCTTTAGCTCCGCGGCATGTTTTGGTGGTTGCTCCGCAAAAGGACCATAATTTCCAGGTCGAGAGTGTACGGAGAATCGTCACCGCTGCCCGGCCCGTCTTCGCGCTGTACGGGCATGCCGATCGGCTTCAAGCCGAGTACCCCGAAGCTGGCCACGATTTCCCCGAAGCCATGCGGCACAAGGCCTACCATCTCCTCGACACCGTTTTGCGTACCCCCGCCCCACGCCAATAA
- a CDS encoding sensor histidine kinase: protein MENFTFRENFARSYVLHHLTPEQLADILDATEDGIVTVDSEHRIVLFNRGAARLFGYESSEVLGQPLNVLLPEQYHQSHPRDMEEFARGPVESRRMGSRRVVHGRRKDGQVFPIEVTISKLRSGEQLWLTAIIRDAGERKRYEDALLRWNQQLEEQVRQHTAELVKRNQELLEKTQENEMFVYSVSHDLRSPLVNLMGFSEELEVAVRQIGELLRDPRVPPEVRSAGEALLQGDVRESLGYIQAAVERLSRIIDGLLRLSRAGRVEYRWQAVNVEQIARRVVDAHRTMIHQRQATVTIEPLPMAWADPDAVEQVMANLLHNALQALDRPTGGQIVIGHRPTSSTTFHTYFVADNGVGIDPALLPRLFQPFHSKPSGSSKGEGIGLAIVRRVVERMGGSIGVESVLHQGTTFHFTLPALPSTPINSSIAKEESSA, encoded by the coding sequence ATGGAGAACTTTACCTTCCGCGAGAATTTCGCCAGGTCCTACGTGTTGCACCATCTGACTCCCGAGCAATTGGCGGATATTCTGGATGCCACCGAAGATGGCATTGTCACTGTGGATTCCGAGCATCGGATTGTTTTGTTCAATCGTGGTGCGGCTCGCCTGTTCGGATACGAGTCGTCCGAGGTGTTGGGCCAGCCTTTGAATGTGCTGCTCCCAGAGCAGTACCATCAGAGTCACCCGCGGGACATGGAGGAGTTCGCGCGGGGACCTGTGGAGTCGCGGCGGATGGGTTCCCGCCGAGTCGTGCATGGACGGCGAAAGGACGGCCAGGTCTTTCCCATCGAAGTCACTATCTCCAAGCTGCGCTCTGGGGAGCAATTGTGGCTGACGGCTATTATCCGCGATGCGGGAGAGCGCAAGCGCTACGAGGATGCCCTGCTCCGCTGGAATCAGCAATTGGAAGAGCAAGTCCGGCAGCATACCGCTGAACTCGTGAAGCGAAATCAAGAGTTGTTGGAGAAAACGCAAGAAAATGAAATGTTTGTTTACAGTGTCTCCCACGACTTGCGCTCCCCGTTGGTCAATTTGATGGGATTCAGCGAGGAGCTGGAGGTGGCGGTCCGGCAGATAGGAGAGCTGCTTCGCGATCCTCGCGTGCCGCCGGAGGTCCGCAGCGCTGGGGAAGCGTTGCTTCAGGGAGATGTTCGGGAATCGCTCGGCTACATCCAGGCTGCTGTGGAACGCCTCAGCCGCATCATTGACGGCTTGCTCCGGCTGTCACGGGCGGGACGAGTCGAGTATCGCTGGCAGGCGGTCAATGTGGAGCAGATCGCACGCCGAGTGGTCGATGCCCATCGAACGATGATCCACCAGCGCCAAGCCACGGTCACCATAGAACCGCTCCCCATGGCCTGGGCTGACCCCGATGCGGTCGAGCAAGTCATGGCCAATCTACTCCACAATGCGCTCCAAGCGCTGGATCGCCCTACGGGAGGGCAAATTGTCATCGGGCATCGCCCCACGTCTTCCACGACGTTTCACACCTATTTTGTCGCCGATAACGGTGTTGGGATCGATCCGGCCTTGCTGCCGCGTCTGTTCCAACCCTTCCACTCCAAGCCATCGGGTTCCAGCAAGGGGGAAGGCATCGGCTTGGCGATTGTCCGGCGGGTGGTGGAACGGATGGGAGGCAGCATCGGGGTGGAATCGGTACTTCATCAAGGGACGACGTTCCACTTCACCCTGCCGGCTCTCCCCTCGACTCCCATAAACTCCAGCATAGCAAAAGAGGAATCCTCCGCATGA
- a CDS encoding response regulator, protein MTHERLVILLAEDDDGHAQLIERNLKRAGVVNPIVRVADGQAALDYIRQGGNGQPLLLLLDINLPRVDGIEVLRQLKADPHTSKLPVIMLTTTDDPREVDRCYALGCSVYITKPVRYESFVEALRRLGMFLEIVKLPSPPSSPSA, encoded by the coding sequence ATGACGCATGAACGCTTGGTGATCCTGCTAGCCGAAGACGACGATGGACACGCGCAACTGATCGAGCGTAATCTCAAGCGGGCGGGCGTGGTCAACCCGATAGTGCGCGTCGCGGATGGTCAGGCGGCGTTGGACTATATCCGCCAAGGCGGTAACGGCCAGCCGCTCCTCCTCTTGCTAGACATCAACCTGCCGCGCGTGGACGGGATCGAGGTGCTACGGCAACTTAAGGCCGATCCCCATACGAGTAAGCTCCCCGTCATCATGCTGACGACCACGGATGACCCCCGCGAGGTGGATCGGTGCTACGCTTTGGGTTGCAGCGTGTACATCACCAAGCCGGTGCGGTATGAAAGCTTTGTCGAAGCCTTACGCCGTTTGGGAATGTTCCTGGAGATTGTCAAATTGCCATCACCCCCTTCCTCACCCTCGGCGTGA
- a CDS encoding hybrid sensor histidine kinase/response regulator: MTATILILEDDAGTARLQQRRLERAGYATYWTADATQAWQRLQSGGIDLLLLDQHFDGQPEDGLSFYSRLQASGYDVPVILITGRHDDGLIVRALRAGVKDYIFKSPEYLDYLPEAVHRVLEQVRLQRQLAESQARLAAIVETAFDAIITVDGYHRITTFNPAAERIFATPAAQAIGQPIQIFLPEGWQQQDAATGQSFSLGEMEGRRGDGSRVPLEVSCARVERQGQTFCTLILRDITERKQALEELRAKTEELRQTTRQLWQAARLAGVGELAASIAHELNNPLGTISLRLEGILAKTPPSDSRRKALEIIEAEVERMCRLVANLLQFSRPGNDQFSTVHLAEEVEKTLELFSHHLRKRRIEVQAEYGPDVPTIHADRQQLRQVLLNLLSNAADAMPQGGRLIVRLRRGALEQGAPAVVLEVIDNGIGIPPEHLPQVFDPFFTTKEEGKGTGLGLAICKRIIEQQHHGSITIESQPGHGTTVRIALPVSGQVVNPPGERNASA; encoded by the coding sequence ATGACCGCGACGATTCTGATCCTCGAAGACGATGCTGGGACCGCCCGGTTGCAACAGCGCCGCCTGGAACGGGCCGGCTATGCTACCTATTGGACCGCCGATGCCACCCAAGCCTGGCAGCGCTTGCAAAGCGGCGGGATTGACCTGCTCCTGCTGGATCAGCATTTCGATGGCCAGCCGGAGGATGGTTTGAGCTTCTATAGCCGTCTGCAAGCGTCGGGGTATGATGTGCCCGTGATTCTCATCACCGGCCGGCATGACGATGGCCTAATCGTGCGGGCCTTGCGGGCCGGCGTCAAGGACTACATTTTCAAGTCGCCGGAATATCTCGATTATCTGCCGGAAGCCGTGCACCGGGTCCTGGAACAGGTCCGCCTGCAACGGCAACTGGCCGAATCCCAGGCCCGTTTGGCGGCGATCGTGGAAACCGCCTTTGACGCCATCATCACGGTGGATGGATACCACCGGATCACCACCTTCAATCCCGCAGCGGAACGCATCTTTGCCACCCCAGCCGCCCAGGCTATCGGACAGCCGATCCAAATCTTTCTGCCGGAGGGCTGGCAGCAACAGGATGCCGCGACGGGTCAATCCTTCAGCCTGGGCGAGATGGAAGGCCGCCGGGGCGATGGCAGCCGCGTGCCGCTGGAGGTGTCCTGCGCCCGCGTGGAACGGCAGGGCCAGACCTTCTGCACCCTGATTCTGCGGGACATCACCGAACGCAAACAAGCCCTGGAAGAACTCCGTGCCAAAACGGAAGAACTCCGGCAGACGACCCGGCAATTGTGGCAAGCGGCCCGACTCGCGGGCGTGGGAGAACTCGCCGCCAGCATTGCCCACGAGCTGAATAATCCCTTGGGCACGATCAGCCTGCGCCTGGAAGGGATCCTGGCCAAGACGCCCCCCTCTGATTCCCGGCGTAAAGCCCTAGAAATCATCGAGGCGGAAGTCGAGCGCATGTGCCGCTTGGTCGCCAATCTCTTGCAATTCAGCCGGCCCGGAAATGACCAATTCTCGACGGTGCACCTCGCAGAAGAGGTGGAAAAAACCTTAGAGCTTTTTAGCCATCATCTGCGCAAGCGCCGCATCGAAGTCCAGGCGGAATACGGCCCCGATGTCCCAACAATCCATGCCGACCGGCAACAACTCCGGCAGGTACTGCTGAATCTGCTGAGCAACGCCGCCGATGCCATGCCCCAGGGCGGACGCCTCATCGTGCGCCTGCGCCGCGGAGCACTCGAACAGGGAGCGCCTGCCGTCGTGCTGGAAGTGATCGACAACGGTATCGGCATCCCGCCCGAACATCTGCCTCAGGTGTTCGACCCCTTCTTTACGACCAAAGAAGAAGGCAAAGGTACGGGCCTGGGCTTAGCCATCTGCAAGCGGATCATTGAACAGCAACATCACGGCTCTATCACGATCGAAAGCCAGCCGGGGCACGGGACAACCGTGCGGATTGCCCTGCCTGTTTCGGGTCAAGTGGTGAATCCGCCCGGCGAGCGAAACGCCTCCGCTTGA
- a CDS encoding sigma-54-dependent transcriptional regulator translates to MSELVSSKGRLLVVDDEVELMRALCDSLSEQGFTVEGLPVPQRALEILRDGEFDILLTDLMMPKLDGIQLLKQALAIDPHLVGIIMTGQGTIPTAVEAMKSGAFDYILKPFRLQHILPVLERAMEVRRLRLENQRLRRYLKSLTFESERYRLVGSSEAMQRVLQLIERVAPTDATVLIRGPSGTGKELVARAIHANSRRRDHPFIAVNCATLQESLLESELFGHEKGAFTGADRSKPGLFEVAEGGTLFVDEVAEMSPALQAKLLRVLENGHYRRVGSTQDRYANVRILAATNKPLEEEVRNGRFRDDLYYRLNVITLTLPPLRERRQDIPELVAHFLTSRAIGRTPLTVSPEALDILCRYDWPGNVRELANVLERAQILADGNVITPADLPENLVSSARLSGPPMIPPPTSSPPPTSAAGGLTPTAAGPIPSRTAPIASEGPITPPLVGFAPPAVPAPALSEYTLAAVERRHIIEILQRCNGNKVHAARMLGVSRRTLYRLLDKHRLRESGQTGSSPPSPGQEASGTGNHPSSPSSPAP, encoded by the coding sequence ATGAGCGAACTGGTTTCCAGCAAAGGTCGCTTGCTGGTCGTGGATGATGAAGTGGAGTTGATGCGGGCCTTGTGCGATTCGCTCAGCGAACAGGGGTTTACTGTCGAGGGTCTGCCGGTACCCCAGCGCGCTTTGGAAATCCTCCGCGACGGTGAATTCGACATTCTGCTGACTGACCTAATGATGCCAAAGCTGGACGGCATTCAGCTACTGAAACAAGCCTTGGCGATCGATCCCCATCTCGTCGGCATAATCATGACGGGCCAGGGGACGATTCCAACGGCGGTAGAGGCAATGAAGTCCGGGGCGTTCGATTACATCCTTAAGCCTTTCCGCCTGCAACACATTCTGCCCGTTCTGGAACGAGCGATGGAGGTGCGGCGACTCCGTCTGGAAAACCAACGGCTGCGGCGCTACCTCAAGTCGCTGACTTTCGAGTCCGAGCGGTATCGCCTGGTAGGGTCCAGCGAGGCAATGCAACGGGTGCTCCAGTTGATCGAGCGGGTGGCTCCCACCGATGCGACCGTGCTGATCCGGGGTCCCAGCGGTACAGGTAAAGAACTGGTCGCCCGCGCCATTCACGCCAACAGCCGTCGGAGGGATCATCCATTCATCGCTGTGAACTGTGCCACGTTGCAAGAGAGCTTACTGGAGAGCGAATTGTTCGGTCACGAAAAAGGGGCATTCACCGGCGCGGATCGCTCCAAACCGGGCTTGTTTGAGGTGGCGGAAGGAGGCACACTTTTTGTCGATGAAGTGGCCGAGATGTCTCCAGCTTTGCAAGCCAAATTGCTCCGCGTGCTGGAAAACGGCCATTACCGCCGGGTGGGAAGCACCCAGGATCGATACGCCAATGTGCGGATCCTAGCTGCTACCAATAAGCCGCTGGAAGAGGAAGTCCGCAATGGCCGTTTCCGGGATGATCTCTACTATCGCCTCAATGTCATTACCTTGACCTTACCACCCCTGCGGGAGCGCCGGCAGGACATTCCGGAGTTGGTAGCCCACTTTCTGACCAGCCGGGCCATTGGCCGCACACCGCTGACCGTTAGCCCGGAAGCTCTTGACATCCTCTGCCGCTATGACTGGCCGGGAAACGTCCGTGAACTGGCCAACGTCCTGGAACGTGCGCAAATCCTGGCGGACGGCAATGTCATCACCCCGGCGGATTTGCCGGAAAATCTCGTGAGTTCGGCCCGCTTGAGCGGCCCTCCTATGATCCCGCCGCCAACTAGCTCACCTCCTCCCACCTCTGCAGCAGGAGGACTGACACCAACCGCCGCCGGGCCGATTCCTTCGCGAACTGCCCCGATAGCTAGCGAAGGGCCAATCACTCCCCCGCTTGTCGGCTTCGCTCCCCCTGCCGTACCCGCTCCGGCTCTCAGCGAATACACCTTGGCAGCGGTCGAGCGGCGGCACATCATCGAAATCCTTCAGCGCTGCAACGGGAACAAAGTCCATGCCGCACGTATGCTCGGCGTCAGTCGGCGCACCCTCTACCGCCTGTTAGATAAGCACCGTTTGCGCGAGTCAGGCCAGACAGGGAGTTCGCCGCCCAGCCCCGGCCAGGAAGCCTCAGGAACCGGCAACCATCCTTCCAGCCCATCATCGCCAGCACCCTGA